A genomic stretch from Candidatus Hydrogenedentota bacterium includes:
- a CDS encoding N-6 DNA methylase, with product MSDNGKDAVKKPPTVDEILRGTSHALTIFNPKTVAALEIFLLRGKPYLKCFATGKDRPAKPEEIVRQLYLKMLMDDYGYPPERIAVEKPVQFGSAVHDKAADIVIWDKDAPDTVFVVIECKKPKRSEGLEQLKSYCHAEGAPIGVWTNGGEIILLHRRDPNYFQSLPDIPRIGQTLSELLDERWTLDDLAKHNVLVREQTTLKKIILDMENLVLANAGVDAFEEVFKLIYAKLYDEAQAAQGGSAKKYLQFRVGGATPTEFKRKINDLFDQARKKWPGVFPEGDHIDLTPEHLVTCGSYLENVKLFNSNLQVIDEAFEYLSVEIGKGKKGQYFTPRHVIDMAVKMLDPGIDELVIDTAAGSCGFTVHTIFNVWGNEFTADGPSKWQADYAAEKVYALDFDPRSIKIAKALNLIAGDGRTNVFRANTLDPRGWSDEIKVGLRPRLARFPQDSTRDHWNQEHFRHFDFDVLLTNPPFAGDIQDSRILHQFDLAKKPNGKWQNKVGRDVLFIQRNLEFLKPGGRMAIVLPQGRMNNTTDKAIRDFIAEHARILAVVGLHGNTFKPHTGTKTSILFVQKWNDDKKAPPRLRCPRLDDYPVFFAVSQQGGKDNSGEYVYLGDGKGRHLYDLHGHPMVDHDLFNLRRYLGDQRKQRIALAHGEGPKREIEAEYTAKLPHVPDRPGIADAFREWGRKQGFAFCEDGEDE from the coding sequence ATGAGCGATAACGGCAAAGATGCGGTGAAAAAACCGCCGACAGTTGACGAAATCCTGCGCGGGACCTCACACGCCCTGACCATCTTCAACCCAAAGACGGTTGCGGCGCTCGAAATCTTCCTGCTGCGCGGAAAGCCCTATCTCAAGTGTTTTGCCACAGGCAAGGACCGCCCCGCCAAGCCCGAGGAAATTGTCCGGCAACTCTATCTCAAGATGCTCATGGACGACTACGGTTATCCACCCGAACGCATCGCCGTTGAAAAACCCGTCCAGTTCGGCTCCGCCGTCCACGACAAGGCCGCCGACATCGTGATCTGGGACAAGGACGCCCCAGACACGGTCTTCGTCGTCATCGAATGCAAAAAGCCCAAGCGCTCCGAGGGCCTTGAGCAGCTCAAGAGTTACTGCCACGCCGAAGGCGCGCCCATAGGTGTGTGGACCAACGGCGGCGAGATCATCCTCCTCCACCGCCGCGACCCCAACTACTTCCAGAGCCTCCCCGACATTCCCCGCATCGGGCAAACCCTCTCCGAACTGCTCGACGAACGCTGGACTCTCGACGACCTGGCAAAACACAATGTGCTGGTCAGGGAACAGACCACGCTCAAAAAGATCATTCTCGACATGGAAAACCTCGTCCTCGCCAACGCCGGCGTGGACGCCTTCGAGGAAGTCTTCAAACTCATCTATGCAAAACTGTATGACGAGGCGCAGGCCGCCCAGGGCGGAAGCGCCAAAAAATATCTACAGTTCCGGGTCGGCGGAGCGACGCCCACAGAATTCAAGCGCAAGATCAACGACCTCTTCGACCAGGCGCGCAAAAAATGGCCCGGCGTCTTCCCCGAAGGCGACCATATAGACCTCACCCCCGAACACCTCGTCACCTGCGGCTCCTACCTGGAAAACGTCAAACTCTTCAACTCGAACCTCCAGGTCATTGACGAGGCCTTCGAGTATCTTTCCGTGGAAATCGGCAAGGGAAAGAAGGGCCAGTATTTCACGCCGCGCCATGTCATTGACATGGCCGTCAAAATGCTCGACCCCGGCATTGACGAACTGGTCATAGACACCGCGGCCGGCTCCTGCGGCTTCACGGTCCACACCATCTTCAATGTCTGGGGAAACGAGTTCACCGCCGACGGCCCAAGCAAGTGGCAGGCCGACTACGCCGCGGAAAAGGTCTACGCCCTCGACTTCGACCCGCGCTCGATCAAGATTGCCAAGGCCCTAAACCTCATCGCGGGCGACGGGCGCACCAATGTATTCCGTGCCAACACGCTCGACCCGCGCGGCTGGTCCGACGAGATCAAGGTCGGCCTGCGCCCGCGCCTGGCCCGCTTCCCGCAGGACTCCACCCGCGACCACTGGAACCAGGAACATTTCCGCCATTTTGATTTCGATGTCCTCCTGACCAATCCCCCATTCGCGGGAGACATCCAGGACTCGCGCATCCTTCACCAGTTCGATCTGGCGAAAAAGCCCAATGGAAAATGGCAGAACAAGGTCGGGCGCGACGTGCTCTTTATCCAGCGCAACCTCGAATTCCTCAAACCCGGCGGGCGCATGGCCATTGTCCTGCCCCAGGGCCGCATGAACAACACCACCGACAAGGCCATTCGCGATTTCATCGCAGAACATGCACGCATTCTTGCCGTGGTCGGACTGCACGGCAACACCTTCAAGCCCCACACCGGTACAAAAACCAGCATCCTTTTCGTCCAGAAATGGAACGACGACAAAAAGGCCCCGCCACGTCTTCGCTGTCCGCGCCTCGACGACTACCCTGTCTTCTTCGCCGTCAGCCAGCAGGGCGGCAAGGACAACTCCGGCGAATATGTCTACCTCGGCGACGGCAAGGGCCGCCACCTCTACGATCTGCACGGCCACCCCATGGTGGACCATGACTTGTTTAACCTGCGACGCTACTTGGGCGACCAGCGCAAACAGCGCATCGCCCTTGCGCACGGCGAAGGACCGAAGCGGGAAATCGAGGCCGAATACACCGCCAAACTGCCCCATGTTCCCGACCGCCCCGGCATCGCCGACGCCTTCCGCGAATGGGGCCGCAAACAGGGCTTCGCCTTCTGCGAAGACGGGGAGGACGAATGA